The following are from one region of the Nerophis ophidion isolate RoL-2023_Sa linkage group LG20, RoL_Noph_v1.0, whole genome shotgun sequence genome:
- the jupa gene encoding junction plakoglobin a — MSMQMGEMDRGVSKVTEWQETMYGFDSGIQTGANTVRDDGGDLTSKQYTMTTVTTEPADSQYVLTRAQRVRAAMFPETLNESTTIMTTTQTDPSQMTNVQRLAEPSQMLKAAIIHLINYQDDAELATRAVPELTKLLNDEDQAVVSKAAQIVNQLTRKEASRHALMQSPQVVSAVVRAMQNTSDMETARVTASILHNLSHKREGLLSIFKSGGIPALVRLLSSPVESVLFYAITTLHNLLLHQEGAKMAVRLADGLQRMVPLLKKSNPKFLAITTDCLQLLSYGNQESKLIILANGGPEGLVHIMRNYNYEKLLWTTSRVLKVLSVCPSNKPAIVEAGGMQALGKHLSGSSQRLNQNCLWTLRNLSDAATKQEGMDSLLQMLVNLLSSDDINMLTCATGILSNLTCNNAYNKTLVTQSNGVEALIHAILRAGEKEDVTEPAICALRHLTSRHQQAEVAQNAVRRHYGIPAIVKLLNQPYYWPVIKAVVGLIRNLALCAENQAPLRDAGAIPRLVNLLLKAHQDAQKHGSSNQQTYQDGVRMEEIVEGCTGALHILARDPVNRAEIANLQTIPLFVQLLYSPVDNVKRVAAGVLCELALDKQSAEAIDAEGASPPLMELLHSNNEGIATYAAAVLFRISEDKNADYKKRVSRELTHSMFKHDPAAWELAHNSVQVDVPYQDELDMPFQNYGGYAGDIPMDGVDGGMMHDDFAMPYDRQQQFEPY; from the exons ATGTCTATGCAAA TGGGTGAAATGGATAGAGGCGTATCAAAGGTGACGGAGTGGCAAGAGACGATGTATGGCTTCGACTCTGGCATCCAGACTGGAGCCAACACGGTTAGAGATGATGGTGGCGACCTCACCTCCAAGCAGTACACCATGACCACTGTCACAACGGAACCGGCAG ATTCCCAGTACGTGTTGACCAGAGCCCAGCGGGTGCGTGCTGCCATGTTCCCGGAGACGCTGAATGAAAGCACAACCATCATGACCACTACCCAGACAGATCCTTCCCAGATGACTAATGTCCAGCGACTGGCAGAGCCTTCCCAGATGCTTAAGGCAGCCATCATTCATCTGATAAACTACCAAGATGATGCCGAACTGGCTACACGTGCAGTGCCTGAACTCACTAAACTACTCAACGATGAAGATCAG GCGGTGGTCAGCAAGGCAGCTCAGATTGTCAACCAGCTAACCCGCAAGGAGGCGTCCCGCCACGCGCTGATGCAATCGCCCCAGGTGGTGTCGGCAGTGGTCCGAGCCATGCAGAACACCAGCGACATGGAAACGGCCAGAGTCACAGCCAGCATCCTTCACAATCTCTCTCACAAAAGAGAGGGACTGCTCTCCATTTTCAAGTCTGGCGGCATCCCTGCGCTTGTCCGCTTGCTCAG CTCTCCCGTGGAATCAGTGCTCTTCTATGCCATTACAACGCTCCACAACCTCCTCCTACACCAGGAGGGAGCAAAGATGGCTGTTCGTCTGGCTGACGGCCTGCAGAGGATGGTTCCCCTCCTAAAGAAAAGCAACCCCAAGTTTTTGGCCATCACTACAGACTGCCTGCAGCTGCTGTCCTATGGCAACCAGGAGAGCaag CTCATCATCCTTGCCAACGGGGGTCCTGAGGGTCTTGTACACATCATGAGAAACTACAACTATGAGAAGCTCCTGTGGACCACAAGTCGTGTGCTCAAAGTCCTATCAGTGTGCCCCAGCAACAAACCCGCCATTGTAGAGGCTG GTGGGATGCAAGCTCTGGGTAAGCACCTGAGTGGGTCCAGCCAGCGTCTGAATCAGAACTGCCTGTGGACACTTAGGAACCTGTCTGATGCTGCCACCAAGCAG GAGGGAATGGACAGCCTGCTGCAGATGTTGGTCAACCTGCTGAGCTCAGATGACATCAACATGCTCACCTGTGCCACGGGGATCCTGTCCAATCTCACATGCAACAATGCCTACAATAAAACTCTGGTCACCCAGAGCAATGGCGTGGAGGCGCTGATCCATGCTATACTGCGCGCCGGCGAGAAAGAAGATGTGACTGAACCCGCCATTTGCGCCCTGCGTCACCTAACCTCACGCCACCAGCAGGCTGAGGTGGCACAGAACGCAGTGAGGAGACACTACGGCATCCCTGCCATTGTCAAGCTGCTGAACCAGCCGTACTACTGGCCTGTTATAAAG GCGGTGGTTGGCCTGATCCGTAACCTGGCTCTGTGCGCAGAGAACCAAGCTCCGCTGAGGGATGCAGGAGCCATCCCCCGCCTGGTTAACCTGCTGCTCAAAGCCCACCAGGATGCTCAGAAACATGGTTCATCCAACCAACAGACATACCAG GATGGAGTGCGGATGGAGGAGATAGTGGAGGGCTGCACAGGAGCTCTGCACATCCTGGCCAGAGATCCTGTCAACAGAGCAGAGATCGCCAACCTGCAAACCATCCCTCTCTTTGTTCAG CTTCTCTACTCACCTGTGGACAACGTAAAGCGTGTGGCGGCAGGTGTGCTGTGTGAGCTGGCCCTGGACAAACAATCAGCTGAGGCCATTGACGCCGAGGGAGCGTCTCCTCCGCTGATGGAACTGCTGCACTCCAACAACGAGGGCATCG CTACTTACGCCGCCGCCGTCCTCTTCCGTATCTCTGAGGATAAGAACGCCGATTACAAGAAGAGAGTTTCCAGGGAGCTCACACACTCCATGTTCAAGCACGACCCCGCCGCCTGGGAGTTG GCCCACAACAGTGTCCAGGTAGACGTTCCCTACCAAGACG AGCTGGACATGCCTTTCCAAAACTACGGAGGCTACGCAGGCGACATACCCATGGACGGCGTGGACGGAGGCATGATGCACGACGATTTCGCCATGCCATACGACCGACAGCAGCAGTTTGAGCCTTATTAA